A segment of the Panacibacter ginsenosidivorans genome:
CAAAAAAGCAGATAGAATCTCTGAGAATTTGCCAGCAGAATATGGAGGTGTTTTATCTCTGGAAACTTCTTTACGAGAGAAAGTTAGAAGAGCCGAAAAGTTAGTGGATTATGCGATAAAAAGAAGTAAAATCTGCCCTGCAACATTTTTGAAAACAAATTTTCTTGGTAATGATAATTTTTATTTAGAGTCCGTGGATTATGACAAGCAAAAAATGGATGTCTTTTATCAGATAGAAAAGTATATAAAAGATAAAAGGGATTTTGTTCAGGAGGACACAGTGGATGTAATAAGAAACATGAAGAAGCATTTGTACTCCTTCCAGGAATATAGAAAACTAGCAATCACCTTTGAATCTTTTGATCTAAAATTTTATGAAGACTTCGTTAAGTACCTCACCTATGAAATACCCCATCTGCGAAGAAAGAATCCTGCAAAAGGACTTAGAGTAAATACTATCGGCAAGACAATTAAACAATTAAAAGGCTTTTTAAAAGATCGCATCAGCAAGAAGATAATTCCATATATCGATTTAAATGGATATAAATTGATGGAGGAGGAAGTGGATGGTGTTTATCTGAGTTGGAGTGAGCTTTCAAGAGTTTATCATCTTGATCTTTCAGGCACACCCTTTCTTGAAAAATACAGAGACATGTTTGTATTGGGATGTCTTACCGGCTTTAGGTTTAGTGATTATTCAAATATAAAATTTAATGAATTAAGAGATGGCATGCTTCACGTAACCCAAAAGAAAACTTTATCTTCTGTAATTGTTCCGCTAAGAGAAGATGCAAGGAGAATATTAATTGATAAATATCAGATACAGATTCCACAAGTCAGCAATGTAAAGTTCAATTACTATATTAAGGAGGTGGTACGATTGACGGGAATAACAGAACCGGTAAAAATAACGCACAAAAAAGGCAACAAGATCATTGAAGAGGTCAGGCCGAAATATGCCTGGGTATCATCCCATACTGCACGCCGTTCGTTTTGCACTAATGAATATCTTGCCGGGACTCCCATCGATTTAATAATGACGATAAGCGGTCATAAAACCGAAAAAACATTTCGGCGATATATTAAAGCTGATAGAATGAAAAAGGCCTGTATGATCAAAGAAATATGGGATAGCCAACCAGCATTATGAATGACATTCAACAAAAGATTTATTACTTCATTTAGAGTTTAACTTAATAGACCAGTAAATAGACCTGACATT
Coding sequences within it:
- a CDS encoding site-specific integrase, with protein sequence MHQPIKLIIKKGKVRKDGTSLIFLQYCYSSSKRVLISTQVAIPPFYWNKKADRISENLPAEYGGVLSLETSLREKVRRAEKLVDYAIKRSKICPATFLKTNFLGNDNFYLESVDYDKQKMDVFYQIEKYIKDKRDFVQEDTVDVIRNMKKHLYSFQEYRKLAITFESFDLKFYEDFVKYLTYEIPHLRRKNPAKGLRVNTIGKTIKQLKGFLKDRISKKIIPYIDLNGYKLMEEEVDGVYLSWSELSRVYHLDLSGTPFLEKYRDMFVLGCLTGFRFSDYSNIKFNELRDGMLHVTQKKTLSSVIVPLREDARRILIDKYQIQIPQVSNVKFNYYIKEVVRLTGITEPVKITHKKGNKIIEEVRPKYAWVSSHTARRSFCTNEYLAGTPIDLIMTISGHKTEKTFRRYIKADRMKKACMIKEIWDSQPAL